The Maylandia zebra isolate NMK-2024a linkage group LG1, Mzebra_GT3a, whole genome shotgun sequence DNA segment TCTGGGAACTCTTTCAAGtctgttggaaaaccatttcaggtgacgacctcatgaagctcagtgagagaatgccaagagtgtgcaaagcagcaATCAAAGCGTGGCTATTTTTaagaatgtaaaatataaaacatgtattgacttttttcacacttttttgttttctacatAATGCCATGTGTGCTCATTtatagttttgatgccttcagtgagaatctgcaACATAAATAGTcgtgaaaattaaaacaaaccaGTAAATGTGAAGGTGTGTCCCAACTTTGACTGGTAGTGTTTATCAATATTTGCAGGTAATATATTATCTGATTATTGTAATGGAAACGTCACCTTCAGTATATATTCATAGATTTAGTTGTGCCATTTGTTTCAGATCAGTGAATACTTATATAGTGAGTATATCTTTGCAGGTGTTATGAGGAAAGAACTGCAGCCTGTGAACTCAAAAGGCGTATATTCGGCTTCAGTCGTCAAACCGTGGACTCATCACTAGAGGTGAGCACATTTTTGGGGGgtgagtttgttgtttttataataTCTTTTCTTGAAAGATCTATAAATACCTGAGACAAGGAACAAGGTGCAAGCAAAGGTAACTTTTATAAATTATAACCTGtgttatatatatttgtattgaTATACTGTGGAGGATGTATGCATTCAGATCTTTTTTCATGCTcttgtttgtgcttttcaggGTGATATGAACCCTACATCTCACCACAGAATTCACATCCCATCCTCAGCTTTCAAAGGAGCTGCCACCACAGTGATGGCTTCTGTTATCAACAGCACTTATTTTAAGGTAAGTAGAACCTTAAGAGAGAACCTTAGTCCCATCATAAGAATACATAATTTAAGTATTGTCTTTCATAGAAACATTTTGCATCAACTTTTTTTCCAaaaattttgtttatttactttatatCCTCTGTCCCTTGAAGTGGAGATCAGGTCTTGTTTGATTGCAGAATGATATGATGGCTGAGCGAGGCAGAAAGGATTTTACTCAGAGCTGTAGAAGTTTATTTATAGCTGTCAGAAGGTGATGTGGAAGAAAGCCAGACGTTAGAGACACAAAGGTGAAAGTTCAGATGGAGGATGGCAGCTTTTGAAAAGCCTGAGCAGGGGCAAAATGACAACATCCAAAAGTCCATTATGGCTTTGCAAGATAGGGCGCTAAAGTTGTAGGATTTGGATTCTCAACAGGACACTGCCCTGCAAAACGAATCATCTTTCCATGGCATCCTTGTTGCATTCTCTTTAAGAGTCCTCACTTTTCAGAGGGCTTTATTATTTTCTCACGCATCAGTAGGAATGGAAACTTATAAGAATTTAGCAATGCTGATTCCATTATCAATAATTTTTACCCACTCGATTGCTTATTGATGCTCATTAGGTTCTCGTGGGCTTTGCTTTGAGAGTCACCACCAGCTCCAAGCAGCATGTCAAAGATATGCAAATGAATTGCATGCTGTGAGCTATTTCCCCTCTTTGTTGTTATCAGAATTGGGgtcttttaaaaagcaatgtATTACACATTGAACAGGATACTTTTCTTCAAAGTAACGCAGTACGCTACTTAGTTACATCTAGGGCAACATAATTCATTATACTACTCCTTACATTAGGAGTAGTATATATACATACTCCTTTCTCTGTAAAATGGCCCAAAATTCACTCTTTCATAATTACCATTTCATAATATAAACCTACAGCCTACAGTcccacacacaacaaaaatccCATTTTCAACACTAACATTACTGTCATGTGTCTGCCTCATTGCAGCTGAGTCCTCCTCAGAAAAGTAGATTCCAATTCCACCGCAGAGAAGGCACTGTGCTCAGAGGATTAGTCCTCGCGGTGAAGGCAGTTAACATGACAGAAAATGGTGAAATCATCAGAAATCTCTTACAACCCATCATGTTATTcttcaaacacaacaaaaaggtaaaaatacaaacatagtTGGGCTAACATCATATTTAGAAAATGGAATAACCTGTTTCCCTCTTATTTTGATTTAGTCTTCACAGATTACAGATGGAACTTGTGTATTTTGGCAGGAATCAGACAATGGAACAGGTGCTGTTATCGATGTCATTGTttggtatttttatttctaaGTAAAAAGGTGACGCACACTTACttgctctgattttttttcctgtgtaggTTACTGGAGTGTTAAAGGCTGCAAAACCAATAAAACTGAAGATGAATTTATTTGCAGCTGCGACCATCTCAGCTTCTTTGCTGTTCTTGTGGTAATATAATTTAACAGAAAATGATCAAACTTTggtcataaaaatatatttttgtcttATTATTGTTTAGCAGCTGTAACTCGGCACAGCATATCAATTAGGAGACAAAATGCCATGTGTATAGCATTTGAGGGGTGACATATTTTGTATAATTAAATATACCAGAATAAATGAGAGGAATAGATTTTTTAATGCCAGCGTGAGCTAACTAGTGCATTACATATAGATTGTATAAAAGCAGGATGTAACCTGATATGTCACTCGTTAGTTTTGGAATCAGCATTTAGAAGCCTCAGTGTTAGCCGCCTTGAGGAAGAGAGGACAGCGGATGTTAGGAATCTTCATCAATAATCTGTATTGGTACATTGTACAGAtacagatatctgcttttgatgACTTAcgaaacaacaataaaatactGGAATACTTGTATTCTCTCACTAAAACTGAAGTACAAATTGTTTGACTGGGTTGTGTCACACCACATAGTATTTGTTAAATAATATCACTAATCTAAAGGTTAGCTGACAGTATTTAGCCAGAGCTGTTTATGCTAGCAAACATGTTACTCAAAGCTGGCGCATGCCTGACTTTGAGCCTCTCGTTATAACTACAATTATAACTCTATTACAATTGTAATAAATAGGATGAAATTATCTATAGAACCTCAAAACTATTTTTGTACTAAGCTGTAAACTTGATTGTTAATATCATTATGGCAATTTTAACCTTAGTAATTAACTTGCTTTTGGGGGAACTGCAGTGTTTAGCATGTCTACACCAGCTTCTTGGTCACACTGGTACTTCCCTTATTTTTACATACGTACATATTGTCTTACGTTTCAGAACCCTGAGATATCAGTCACAAACTTGGAAGCGGAGAAGCTAAGCTACATCACTTACATTGGATCAGCACTTTCAGTCGTCTTCACATTCATCAGCCTGATTGTCTTCATTTGGTTACAGTGAGTGTCCTCATGTCCCGTGATGTGTCATATTTAAATATTGTAGAATATCTCTTTAGTTTAGCAGACGAGACATTTTTTTCATCCTTTCATCAAGGACCTAAAGTAATGTGTTCATACTAAGTGAATTACTGCCATCTCATTTCATagaaaaattacattttgttttgttttttactatgTTGTGAAAGATTAGACATTAGTTATTAAGCATCAGAAAACTAACTTGTCCCACACACTTAACATGACATTCATTGTGAAAGATTTCACATCAAGCATTTCATTCTAAGTGGCAAAAACCCAGGTCACACAAATAGCCAGGAAGCCCACCACAGTGTTTGGTGGCTAAGTAGATGGCTTGCCTGTTTCTGAGAACACTACTATGTTATGTTGCTAGGTTACAGCGCCTCTCACCACATGTTGCTTCATAGGACCTCAGTTGTTGCTCCAATttttgaaactttttaaaaataatgtttgaACTTCCCTGCATGAATGCTTTTTTGCAAAACCTATTTAGTTTGTAAACCTAAAGAAATGCCTGGGTTTTTGCCATTTGCAGAGAGTAGGTTTTAGTtccttataaataaattattgttCTCTCTTCTATAGTTTGACTTGTTGTCTGTGACACTGCACCCTGCTGATAGTAAACCACTTCAGCCCCCAGTCTAGTTTCAACACACCTATATGTCAGTATTGCGCAGCAGCTATAGCTATAGCTGATACTTTCGCTTTAGTTCATTGTAAATTTACATTGAACTTTGGCCACATCTCAATTTACCTTAAAGTATTTTATGGGGTTGGAAAGCTTTGAAACACTGTGAATCCTGACACCTATGTCAGTTGTTGTGaaaatgtttatatttaatGGCTCTTGCATGTGACGGTGCCAAAATGACATGGTTACCAAATCTGCTCCAAACTTCACGTTTGATAAGAGTCCAAGTGTGGAGACGTCTCTATGTCTTTAGGTCACAGATGAACGAACTACTGCATAGGCATAGAAACAAGAAATTGGGTACTTAAGTTGTAAACATCATTCAATGTTCATGAGATGTACAGGAAATTTTCATTGTGGGTTCTACACAGGACAAGCAACTCCTTCATGAAACTACCATGAAGAAATGTGTAAGCTATTCATGTGACAACAGGAAATAGCTTGACAGTAGCAACAGTTGGCCTCAGCTGTAGCACACTTTGACAAAGTGTGAAGACCCTATCATCACTGCTGCCAGCTtcagttttttgtcttttattgttTAATCCACAGGACCACGTGCCTCACTTACACATAGACAAGACATTTTATCTTGTATATTTAGTCTTATAGccattataaacaaacaacaagctTATAATCTCTATTGGTGTAAAGTATGGAAAAGTATGAACAGATATtgaaactgattttaaaattaaacatctAAAAATGCCAGATTATGTCTACTGTCTGCAAAACtggtgataaataaataatcctgTTTCTCTTGTAGTCGGCGGTGTCCTGAGAAGGCCACAGGTCTGCACATGCAACTTACAGGGGCAATGTTCTCCTCCACCTCAGCTTCCTGCTGTGCAGTTTCTGGGAATGGCTGAGGAAAAATGAGGACAGCTCAATTTGCCTGGTTCTTGGTCTCTTTCTGCATTGGTCTCTGCTGGCCACCTTGACCTGGAGTGCTCTGGAGGGGTTTCAAATCTACCTTTTGCTCATTCGGGTCTTTAACATCTATATCAGGAGATACCTGCTCAAACTCTGCCTGGTTGGATGGGGTTAGTGAAGTTTTGTTGGGACATTGTTTCTGTCAaatatggaaaaaagaaaagaaaaacactaatGAAGCAATAGTTCCAAGACAAGACTGAGGGCAATTAATATAGGCAAGGTAATTAATGATTTGAAAACAGGAGAGTAACAAGACAGCTGAATCTAATCTAACTTCTATCGTTATCCTTCTATCAAAAATGAGAAACTACCTAAACGGAAATACTGAGCACAAGTTGGGGTGAAACTCATAACAGTTGAGACCTGACAATAAAGAACACTAAGAAACCAAAAAACTGACAAATAACCTTAAAAACAAGTAGAATTATACAAAGAAAAATTCAGAAACAAGAGTATCCTGAGCTCTCTTTGGCTGTTGTTTGAATTGGTCACCTTTAAATTAAGAAAAAGTTATAGTGGGACATTTTCACACATTATCTACTAAAGCTGCTGAATGTTATTGACTCTCTCAGTTCAGCTTCTAGTCAACTGAACAAACTGACAAAGTCTGGCAGTTTAGAGATAAGAGGAATATGTAGATGGGGCTCAATCTAAAAATTTCTCAAGGTTGGTGATTTGTGTAGACTcgtattattgttttttgtttgtttgtatttttttcatgtaGAGCAATTTCTTTttgaataaattaaattaagagAAGCCACATTCCAGTGTTTGCGTtttacacgtacacacacagacactggcaAGGTTCTTACACTGAAGCCCAGAACTTGGTGATAATCTAACATTCTCCGTAtatcttttattttatgtttgagAAACTGCAATGGATattgcaaatttaaaaaaaaaatgttacatttgatCTTATCTTGGTCTTTGTATCTAATGATTCAATTAAAGGTAATTGATCATTCTCTTGTCCAGGTTTTCCCACATTGGTCGCAACAATTTGTGGGATTTCAGGTGTTTATGGAAAGTACACTCTACAACTAAGGGAAACCAAAAATGGCAATTCAACAGCACAAATGTAAGAAACTCAGTGGTtttgattttaaatatgtaattagCATGGTATTTTGATTATGCACAGATACATGCTGTTATGTTAAAGGAGCtcactgtatttttttattttatctttttaatggGCAGGTGCTGGATTAGCAGCGACTTCCAATCAAAGTGTCCTCTAGTCAGCTACATCACTACTGTGGCCTTTCCTTTGTTGGTGGTCGTGTTCAATGCCTGCATGCTGGGGCTGGTTGTGTGTAAGATGCGGAAATTAAGAAGTGATGATAAGAAGATGAGCTTTGTAAGCAGCAGTGACTGGAAGGAgataaacaaagagaaaagaaagaggttATGGAGGGACTGTGTCACAGTGCTGGGCCTCAGCTGTGTGCTGGGGTTACCTTGGGGGTTAGCCAGCACTACGTACGTTTCACTCACTGGGATCTACATATTCACCATTTTGAACTCCCTTCAAGGTTATTATGTGAATGATTCTTATATCAAATATGCACTGGACTTTGATCACTTGCAAGAAGAATTAACACtcgtttttcttctcttctcaggtgtatttatatttctttggTCTGTGGGTTTGGCCCGGAAGTCTTGATCGGGCTATGTTTCATTAGTCAGAGACTCTTCAAAAAATGTTGAACACCAGTTTCAGCAGCCAATAGCCAATAACAGCCAAGATGTATTATCTATGATGTATATTAGGTGTTGACTGTTGAATGagtttttgggtttttgttgctgttttgtttcttcttttatatgcaaatgtatattttcaaaaaatgcagCTATGATTCTTATGGTTGTATTATTTTTAGTAGAGAAGGCAAAGATTCTCAACAATTTACTGATTCATAAAAGACAATTCATGTATTATGACTTAGGTAAGTTACTGTAGATGGAAACTTTTGTGCTTTCATAAAAACATTTGGTTTCACTGCAGGTCAGTCTCTCAGTGAACTATACACTTTCAGATATTTTTGTCTGGCTTTCTCATGTATGAGTCAAGTAGGAAAACtatgattaaaatattttaatgcacaGCATCATTTCTACACACTTAAATGGTCTAAATGATAATTTCTGGAAACTATCATAAGGTTTAAAGTTTCATGTTAGTTTCTTGAGCTAAAATTGCACCTAACCTTTTGCTTTAGTGGTTTAGGTACAAAGATTGCTGTCAGTCCTTCTGTTTTAATCAACAGTACATCCTGAAACACAAGCCAGCCTATCACAGAGCCTACATACCCTCTCAGCAGCTGACTCAATGTGTATTAGTCACCTATAATTGAGGAGACTATGCAGACACGCCATGACTTTTTGCTACTGTACAGATGATTGTGAAGCATGAATGTTGCAACATAGCTCAGTGGTTAGTACTGTTACTGATGGAgtgtttaacatgaaaaaatacTTTAATTGCTTTGGACTGAACTAACTTTTCAGTGAAATGGGGCTGCAGACATCATCTGATGTTATCTGACAGGAATTGAAACTGAGTATTGAACTATGAAACTCAATAACAGAGTCGCTGTAGAGTGACCCCTTGTGCACAATAATTGcagcctttttttgttttattcgtGGTTTTACTCATAGGCTGGTTGATTTACAACAGCACATAATGTGACAGAtcctccaaaacacatgcaaccAGAGTAGCATTTAATTCAATTAAGCTGTAGTTATACATCCAGTTCATAAGAACATTATTCTCAAGGCACCTTACATAATAAGACAAAGACCCCAGGAAGGAAAACCACAACCATATGGTGATCCTTTATAAGCAGCACTTGGCCATAAAGGAAAGAGACAGGAACAGATCTTCAACACAAGCCATCTGCTTTTGTGGTTCCAGGTGAGGGGAAATAGAGGATAAATAAGAAGAGCACACAGAGATAAGGAGGACACAAATTATGAGAAGAAGGCAACATTTTGTGGTAAGCAGTAGTGCCGTAAAACACATCAAGAGTGAAAAGAGTTTAACAGAGGAAGAATTCTTttgtgcatcatgggaagtcccaTCACATCTGTCAAACAACTCACGGttacagctgttcaaaacacCACGAGGCTGGCTGACATGATTGTGATGGGCAAGCCGTGAGTGCTCAGACTGTGTTTATTGAACGCAATATGGATGAGATCTTGGCTC contains these protein-coding regions:
- the LOC143419907 gene encoding adhesion G-protein coupled receptor G1-like, producing the protein MWITLFLVKIICFSMSQAVGGNNSFTTQKPLKCEDVLLHCTQSSLFWTRCYEERTAACELKRRIFGFSRQTVDSSLEGDMNPTSHHRIHIPSSAFKGAATTVMASVINSTYFKLSPPQKSRFQFHRREGTVLRGLVLAVKAVNMTENGEIIRNLLQPIMLFFKHNKKSSQITDGTCVFWQESDNGTGYWSVKGCKTNKTEDEFICSCDHLSFFAVLVNPEISVTNLEAEKLSYITYIGSALSVVFTFISLIVFIWLHRRCPEKATGLHMQLTGAMFSSTSASCCAVSGNG